The nucleotide window TCTTACTATATGCATGTATCGTAGAACTGGTCAAACCATGTGGAGGATTTGAAATGTCATTGgcagaaaacacaaaaacaaaacaaaaatcttgaTCACAGAGATCATATATGTATGAAAATCTTGGACTTGAACGGTCAAATGGTGGTGGGAGTGTGAGATCATAGTATAACCATTGGGTTAAAAGATTCAGATTCAGGCCAAATAAAAGATATTGTTGGATACCACTTGTGGTTTAATATGGAAGATTAAATGAGATAATACATTTGAATAAGAATTATATTCCAATTTGACTAGCTTCATGATGAGATAATGCATCtctaaattttatatttataatttttcttaatattttaCTTATTGACGAAAGCAGTGTATCTGTCATTTACACGTGATTCGATACCCTTCTTGTTACGTTAGAGTAGTTTAATATCGCATTgacaaaaagtaaatttgcaaGTGGCATGATTAGGCCCTTCAACTTAGTAATAGTAAAACTTGGCAGCTAGCCTTCGAAATATGATCAATTCAATGTTTAGAGGCATGAAAAGGGCATATTAGACGATGAGAAAAAAGTGGTGGACGTGCCTCAACTTCATTTGGGCTTGATATTTATTTAGGTCAAGTCCTTACAATAACCAAACAACGGCAGAAATTCAAGATTAAGACTTTGAAGCGCAAGCGCAACAGTCAAACCCCACTttctgaaaagaaaatcatataaaGCTTAGCAGCACTCGGAGCATTGGTTCTTTTGGATAGGAATGGAGAGGAAGGATTAGGCTACAGTATTATTCTAGCTATTTCAAACcccacaagaaaaacaaaagaaaactgaaagttatatatatataagaaaaagaaaaagagaaagaaaacaagattGGACCATCTAACTTGGGCGTTCAAAACTTCATTGATTAAGAAAAGGCGATGCATGGAATTTACAAGACAGCAGCCCAACAGATAAGTCACATGACCGCAGCTTAGCCAGAAACCTAAAAGCCCATAAGTGAGCATGTATATGTGGTTAGGCCCTGCGCATATATAGCCTAGCCAATCCTTTGACTCAAGTCCAATGACTTAAGGCCTGTTTTTGAAATGGTTAAAAGCATTTTTTTACAACTAAAAGTGGTTCTGACATCGTTTAGCATTAAAGTTCATAAAGCATTTTTAAGTCATAAAAGCGCTTTCTAAAAAAACACTCCCaaataattttccaaaaaacactcaaaaaatttataataaaagcacTTATAAACAAAACtatttccttaaaaaaaaggtttaaatgttgaaatggTCCCTGTGTTTTACCTTATCGGCCAATTTAGCCATTGTGTtattaatttggccaatttagtccctgtGTTTGTATCTGTTAACAAATTTGATCATTTCGgtcaaaattatgttaaaacctaaaaaaagaacatttaaaattaatttaaaattttgtaattaattataaagatttaaactcaaataataataatgctaaaatgattaaaacCCACACAACCTCAACCTCCAATGGTCTCGATTcctgtaggaaaaaaaaaaggtttcttAGTAGAATTGATGCCTACTCTTTTCTTGCTGCAAATTTTCTTGTATCTTATGTTTAAGATTTTCTCATACTCTacccttcatctctctctctcctctctaaTCCATTGGTCTGAATGTCGTCGACTTTTGCTACAGCCAAGATGATCAATTGGCAATAGAGCCGTCAAGCTTACAGTGACCGGCTATGATGATCTTCATGATttgtcagagagagagagacagagagagagttgttgtAGTTTAGGTGGGTTGGAATGGTGGTGAGGGTGGCtattttggggttggagtgGTGATGGTGAGGGTGAGGGTGGCTGGGTTTGGGAGGTGGTTGAGGTGTGTGCGCGAAATTGGGAAAggtgaaatttaaaagaaatatattccattttcagtttgaatttaaaattttataatcaattacagttttttttttataattaattttatatttttaaagaaatggATCACATTGACtaacatatacaaacacaaggaccaaattggccaaattgataacacaaagactaaattggcctataagataaaacacagggaccattttaacatttaagcctaaaaaaaaagtctcaAACGAGCCCCAACTTTAAAAAGATACTTCGTATTGACACAATGCAAGTTATGCAACTCACGTGCATTCTCGATTTTGGGGTTGCTTAGCTCAAATCTGAAGTGATCCTCCTATCCCTTTTTTCGAAGCTCTAAGGAATATTtgaccaaaatgaaaaaagctCTCTAGAAGGAATATGGAATTTCCTTTCTAAGAAACCGCAGCCAAATCATgcaattatataaattaaaattgccACCAAAACGCATGCTTTGTTTAAAAGCTTCAAGGTGATCGCTCTAATAACGGATTAATTAGTGGAGAAAAGTAAGACCCAGCAACCTATACTTTAGTTAAGAGTCGTGTTAACGACAATAAAACTCATTTGCATCAACGATTAactaataattatatatcaacAATTAACAGCTATCGTAAATGAGAATTTCACCCGAATTCAATGACAATTTCATGCATCAACAAAGTGCCacttggagaagaaaaaaaaaaggttattaATTTGTCTTTACACACATAAATTTGAAGCAAAGCCATATCCTTTTTATACCATTGCCTAATGCCAACACATGGCGGGTCACAACTTTGAGAAGATTGCTAAATTAGCTAGAGCCAGCTCATTCTCTTCTGTACTGCTTGGGTGACTTCTTTTGTGTTCTAAAACCACACGCGTCCCTTACACAATCTCTCTAATCTACATCTCTCTAATATGTACTGTATATATAATCTACACAAACAGAAACATATATACATCAGATTCATCTATCAAATATTATTCCTCGGGCAACATTGGCCCAGATATATAGCCAGAAAAAGACATTCATCCACACACTTCTTTATATATCTAAGCTGCTCTCTCCACTCAGATactcaaaaaaaaacacacacacacttatCAAACATGGCTCCAAACTTGATCttgatctctctctttctctgttcttttATGGCCGCCTCTTCAGCTGGCAACTTCTACCAAGATTTTGACCTAATATGGGGTGACCATCGTGCAAAAATACTCAGTGGAGGTAGCCTTCTGACGCTTTCACTGGACCAGGCCTCTGGTTCTGGCTTCCAATCCAAGAGACAATACCTCTTTGGCAGAATCGACATGCAGCTCAAGCTTGTTGCTGGAAACTCTGCAGGAACCGTCACCGCTTACTATGTGAGTTTGTTTATTAGCCAAAACAAAGATTACCCTTTTCAATTAGTGTTTAAGAAAGCAGTAAAACAACTTATTAATGAGTGATTATGGAACTTGTGAttgtgttttcatttttgggaCCCCTTGCAGTTGTCTTCAGAAGGGCCAAACCGCGATGAGATTGATTTTGAGTTCTTGGGGAACTTGAGTGGAGACCCTTATATTGTGCACACCAATGTGTACACTCAAGGGAAAGCGGACAGAGAGCAACAATTCTACCTCTGGTTCGACCCAACAAAAGATTTTCACACCTACTCTTTTCTTTGGAACCCTCAGCGTATAATGTAAGACAGTTGCATATCATTACTAAATATTGAGAATCACATTGTGTATCACATCTCCCTCAATTCCTCCTTTTTCTCATAACATACTAATTATTGTCACATTTGTCGATCACATCTCTATCAGATTCTCGTTCTTACATGCTGCTATCACATTGTCGAACACATTTCTAGCAGTTTCTCAATTCTATAATGACATGCTAATTGCTACCCTTTTTGGCATTTTCAATGCAGATTCTTAGTGGACAATATCCCCATAAGAGTGTTCGACAATGGAGAATCGTATGGGGTTCCATTTCCCAAGAGACAACCCATGAAGCTATACTCAAGCCTGTGGAACGCAGACCAATGGGCTACAAAAGGTGGCCTAGTGAAAACAGACTGGTCCAAAGCTCCTTTCACAGCCTTCTACAGAAACTTCAAAGCTAATGCTTGTGTTTGGTCAAAGGGTTCATCTTCATGtgcaaataataaaaataatgcttGGCAGACTCAAGGGCTGGATGCAAATAGTCGTAGAAGACTGAGGTGGGTTCAAAAGTACTTCATGATTTACAACTATTGCTCTGATCTGAAGCGATTTCCTCAGGGTCGTCCAAGGGAGTGCAGGCGTTCTAGGTTCTAAGTTCTAGACAGGGTTCTAGGTTCttttgtaatataattcaCAGTACGTAAAACACAGTATTTCCATTGCACAGTATAAAATGGCATGTGGCTTTCTGCATGTAAAATAAAACGACAATAAAACTTGAAATTGCAGCAGAAAAGTAtattatccaaaaaaatattaaaattctatttattaCAATTCTAACTATGCTACACGGACCAACTGGCTTCATTCCCCACTTCCAAACCCTCTTATGTATTTCAAATACATAAACCCAACAGTACcttaaaagaaggaaaatcttTCATGTACAATGTTGGAATGGAGCACATTCCTTGGAGCAACCATCTCTGTCTCTGAACCTACAACTGATCAAATACAACAAGTGTAAGTGAAACAAAACTCCAAAGAACCAGCAACACACGACCTAAAAATTTGATGGTTGTTTATTTGTCAGCAAACCATAGTGGTGAGAATGCATTGCACTCAAGCAATAGGTTTTGAGGTATCTCACGAGTACAGTTCAAGTAAAGGCACACCAGTGGAGATTATTGCTTTGGCCCAAgaataaaccaaaaacaaactaCAAAAACAGAACCAAACTAGTTCAAAACATTGACCCCATTCTATTAGGCCCAAATAACCAGCCACTTAGTAAATACAAAGCAAGAAGGCATCAATAAATATGACAGAAAATTGTATACAAGCGATACtctactttaatctaatctaaactacGCGGAGGAGGATTCGAACGCGGGTGAAGTGCAGAGTGGGGAGCACATCCGCTCTAGCCAACTTGGCTAAGCCCATGTCTCCCAACTGTTATGTTATGGCTTGAATCATCTCTCTTTCTAGTACTATTTTCCCCTTGATCATGGCATATTGCATCAATAAGGTACAGATGCATGTGCCCTTTGTACCCTTAAGCCCACTCCAACAATAAGATACAAATGCATGGGCTTTCATATCAACAAGGTACATATGAATAGTCTTTTATACAGATATATCTCTACGGGTCTCAATATTGAAAGGCTTAATGTGCCTCTAAGCTCACCTTGAGAATTTTCAGAATTTGAAATCCAATATTAACACAGTCAAAAGCAACATTGACATCTACTAGCCCTTGTCCTTAAACTTTTAGAACCGAACCAAAACCACAGATTAATTTGATAATCGTCGTACACACATTTGCAAAAGATAAACAAAGTGGTTGCAACAGATATCCGTAAAATTTTCATTCTAACTCTTCATGTTACTTCTTTCTTAGAACACAAAGGAACACCCCACATGCGTGCATCATCTCATAATCTCCCTCCTCtcgctctccctctctctcctcgtccTCGTGATATCTTCCCCATCTAGAATACTATAACACATGGGAGAGTTATGACTTTGGAGACACATCTGTCTCTCTTCCTCTGAACTAATTACCTCAATGGTCAAAGTTTCTCCCCTAATTTTAGGATTGTATTGAATTCTTAAGGGAAAAGGGTGTATCCTAAAGGAGGTTGATGCAATTAAAAGAAGCCCACATGATCCCACATgatctttttctcttcaattCCTAAAAACTCACAATTTCGAGGGAACAAAATGAGCTGAACtaaaatgaaagtgaaaatCAGCATTGTCATATGAAACTAGAAAAATGAGAAGTGAAATTTGaacataagaagaaaaaaaactttaaaagacTATTCTTCTGTCTGTATCAAAGAACCCTACAAGGTATGTCTAATGAAATCTGATCactaaatttataaattgacAAAAACATAACAGCCCACTATCAACAAACCATGCATTTTCTCAATCACCTTGGAAGGcctaacaaaaaaacaaaaaaaaacaggggAAATGGGCTTTTATAGCAAACATTCAGCTCAATAAACAGAAGAGATTAAAAGAGAAAGCTAAAGAAGGTACCCTTTTTGAACAAGGCAAGTCTCAGACGAGTGCAGTAGAATATTATGGTGAAGGCCATGGCCAAGGTGGGTTTGGGAGTGAGAAGCAGAAGACATGTTTAAACCCTAGTCTCTGGTagaacaaagagaaagaggggaAATGTGGTTTGtatgaagaagagaaagaagaaaaaagtggCGTTTTTGCGGGTTTTAAGAGAAGGGAGGGTGAGAGAAGAATGGGCTTCCATAGCACGATTCCAGAGGCAGACAGTGAAGTTTTGGGGGGTTTGCTTTGcctcggtttggtttggtttggtttgataaCGAGTAATGCTTTGTTTATGTGTACTTTTTTAGTTCGCGAATCCGaggtattttgttttggtttgaaaatgaAAGTGGAGAGAACAAACCCAGCCCCGCGCTTTACACTTTTAGTTTTAGACCGATGCTTCACAATAACTTCGTTTCTTCCTTCGTGGGAATAATCAACCAAATTACACTAACACCACTGTGATTATAGGCGTTGTTAcaactgaaaaacaaaaacaaaaaccaaatttgaaCTCATTTGCCCAATGGCGGATTTGAGTAAGCAGAACTTATACGTTGCATGGATATGAGTACAGGTACACTGATATAAGAAATTTCTAAAAATTAGGATACATATATAGCACCACTGATACgatgattaaaataatataaataataaaattgataTTGCATCCATCATGTTATGATCAtccatcaaataagaaaaaaaagaaaaaaagaatcaaatccattttgataaaaataataataattaatatatgtaaaaacAATTAGCATCTATCGCAAAAAAATCTAGGCTCTAGTGTACAAGAAATTGGGCTAGGGTGTACAAAAAAGTTGGGTGTCCAAACAATTTTActcaatataaaataattatagagTCCAATACCACCTATATCTAATCACGTGACTCCCTGTCACTTTTGTCCCTTCCTCatctttctccctctctcccccctttctttttttcctcttttcccTTGGCTTGTTgattccttctctctctctctcttt belongs to Prunus persica cultivar Lovell chromosome G4, Prunus_persica_NCBIv2, whole genome shotgun sequence and includes:
- the LOC18781193 gene encoding xyloglucan endotransglucosylase/hydrolase 2; its protein translation is MYCIYNLHKQKHIYIRFIYQILFLGQHWPRYIARKRHSSTHFFIYLSCSLHSDTQKKTHTHLSNMAPNLILISLFLCSFMAASSAGNFYQDFDLIWGDHRAKILSGGSLLTLSLDQASGSGFQSKRQYLFGRIDMQLKLVAGNSAGTVTAYYLSSEGPNRDEIDFEFLGNLSGDPYIVHTNVYTQGKADREQQFYLWFDPTKDFHTYSFLWNPQRIIFLVDNIPIRVFDNGESYGVPFPKRQPMKLYSSLWNADQWATKGGLVKTDWSKAPFTAFYRNFKANACVWSKGSSSCANNKNNAWQTQGLDANSRRRLRWVQKYFMIYNYCSDLKRFPQGRPRECRRSRF